A region of the Caballeronia sp. TF1N1 genome:
TGGAGAAGACCGGGCTCTACTCGTTCTTCATCATGTTTACCATCGGCATCACGAAGGGCCGCTGGAACTCGATGGTCACCGAACTCCAGCAGTTCAAGGACGACTACGACAACAACCAGCCGCTATGGCGCGTGCTGCCGGAATTCATCGCGCAGCATCCATCGTATGAGCGCATCGGCCTGCGCGATCTGTGCGAGCAGATTCACAGTGTTTATCGCGCAAACGACATCGCGCGTCTGACTACCGAGATGTATCTGTCGAGCATGGAGCCGGCCATGAAGCCGTCCGAAGCGTTCGCTAAGCTCGCACACCGCGAAATCGACCGCGTGCCTATCGACGAACTCGAAGGGCGCGTGACGAGCATTCTGCTCACGCCGTATCCGCCGGGCATTCCGTTGCTGATTCCGGGCGAGCGCTTCAATCGCACGATCGTCGATTACCTGCGTTTCGCGCGCGAATTCAACGAACGCTTCCCAGGCTTCCATACCGACATCCACGGGCTCGTGGGCGAGGTGATCAACGGGCGTATCGAATACTTCGTCGATTGCGTGCGCGACTGAGTTGCGCCCGGCTGCGCGCTGATCGTTGCTAGAAGACGATCAGTGCCATGATGGTGTCGCGATACCTTCCAGGCGGTTTCGATTCCTGCGCCGGGACCTGGCCATAGACCACGAGCGTTTGCGGCTGGCCGGTTCCAGTATTGAAGGCCATCGTCGTGCCATTCGTGCCATCGGCCCAAGGCACCTTGTGCGTCGGGTCGATGTATAGCTGATAGTCGATGGTCTCTGTCCCTCCCTGGCGAGCGAGCTTGCGGTTGGTGGTCGTCGCGCCGGGCGTCATGCCGCGGTCCAGCGCCACCGAAAAGGGCATGCCCGAGACGCACGTCACCCGCAACGAACTCGTCGACTCGATCGGTTGGTCGAGCAGGCTCGCCTCCCGAAAGACGAGGGGCGACGCGTCTATCGTGCAAGTCGGGCCGACCGTCGCCGTAACCGTGAACGGACCGCTCGTATAGGGCGCCGTTGCCGTCTTGCAATCGGGTGGCGTGCCGGTGTATCCCACATAGACGAAGTAGGTGTCCGAGGCGCTGAACGGCATGGTGTACGTGCCGTTCGGTACGGGCTGGTTAGGCGGAATGCGTCCATAGAACGGCTCATGTTCCCAGACCTTGCCGCCCGGATGAACGGGAAGATCGAGCGTCAGCGGCACGGTGTCGGGCGCCGTGACCGATCCCCACACACCTTGATGGTCCGGATCGACGTAGAGGTTGTAGTTCAACGTTGCGCCGCTTGGGCCAATGAGCGTGCGCGAGTCGGTGTGGCCGATGTTCAGGCACATGCGAACCATCGCCGTCGAATAGCCGCTGCACAGAATGTGAATGCCGCCGACGATATCGGCGGGCTCGGTGTCCGTCACATCGATGGAGCCGAAATCCGTATAGCCCACCGAAAACGTGCAGGTTTGCGAGCGCGCCGCGCCAGAGAGCGCGCAGAGCACGAGAAACACGAGCGCGTATCTGACGGGACGAAACGAGCCGTGCGTGCGGCGAAGCGGTGCGTGCATGTCATTTCTCCTTTTGGCTCTTGCCCTTGTCCGGCTGGCAGGTGATCGGCC
Encoded here:
- a CDS encoding spore coat U domain-containing protein, with amino-acid sequence MHAPLRRTHGSFRPVRYALVFLVLCALSGAARSQTCTFSVGYTDFGSIDVTDTEPADIVGGIHILCSGYSTAMVRMCLNIGHTDSRTLIGPSGATLNYNLYVDPDHQGVWGSVTAPDTVPLTLDLPVHPGGKVWEHEPFYGRIPPNQPVPNGTYTMPFSASDTYFVYVGYTGTPPDCKTATAPYTSGPFTVTATVGPTCTIDASPLVFREASLLDQPIESTSSLRVTCVSGMPFSVALDRGMTPGATTTNRKLARQGGTETIDYQLYIDPTHKVPWADGTNGTTMAFNTGTGQPQTLVVYGQVPAQESKPPGRYRDTIMALIVF